A section of the Phaseolus vulgaris cultivar G19833 chromosome 8, P. vulgaris v2.0, whole genome shotgun sequence genome encodes:
- the LOC137825059 gene encoding cytochrome P450 71D10-like, which translates to MGLELLISLSTILTFFILVFMLINIFWRSKATNSNSKLPPGPRKLPLIGNIHQIGTQTHSSLARLACEYGPLMYLQLGELCCIVVSSPEMAKEVMKTHDIIFANRPYVLAADAITYGSKGMTFSPYGSYWRQMRRICTMELLAPKRVDSFRSTRQQELSNFVKEISLSEGSPINLTRKISSLTYGLISRILFGKKSEDQEAYVEHMKGVSETVAGFSLADLYPSIGIL; encoded by the coding sequence ATGGGATTGGAGCTTCTCATTTCCTTATCTACAATCCTTACTTTCTTCATCTTAGTGTTCATGCTAATCAACATATTTTGGAGATCAAAAGCAACCAATTCAAACTCTAAGTTGCCACCAGGGCCAAGGAAGCTACCCCTCATAGGGAACATACACCAAATTGGAACTCAGACTCATAGTTCCCTAGCAAGATTGGCATGTGAATATGGTCCACTCATGTATCTGCAACTTGGAGAGCTTTGCTGCATAGTGGTATCTTCACCCGAAATGGCCAAAGAAGTGATGAAAACACATGATATCATCTTTGCAAATAGGCCTTATGTGCTTGCTGCAGATGCTATCACTTATGGCTCTAAGGGCATGACCTTCAGCCCGTATGGATCTTATTGGAGGCAGATGAGAAGGATTTGCACCATGGAACTGCTAGCACCAAAGCGTGTTGACTCCTTCAGATCAACCAGGCAGCAAGAGTTGTCAAATTTTGTCAAGGAGATATCTTTGAGTGAAGGGTCACCTATTAATCTCACTCGGAAGATTAGTTCTTTGACATATGGGCTTATATCTCGGATTCTTTTTGGTAAAAAATCAGAAGACCAAGAGGCTTATGTGGAACATATGAAGGGTGTGAGTGAGACAGTTGCAGGGTTCTCTCTGGCTGATCTGTATCCTTCTATTGGAATTCTTTAA
- the LOC137826043 gene encoding proteasome subunit beta type-7-B-like, producing MSSLLDLPPKGGFSFDLCRRNAMLESKGLKAPTFLKTGTTIVGLVFQDGVILGADTRATEGPIVADKNCEKIHYMAPNIYCCGAGTAADTEAVTDMVSSQLQLHRYHTGRESRVVTALTLLKKHLFNYQGHVSAALVLGGVDITGPHLHTIYPHGSIDTLPFATMGSGSLAAMSVFESNYKESLNRDEGIKLVVDAICAGIFNDLGSGSNVDVCVITKGHKEYLRNHLLPNPRTYVNPKGFEFPKKIEVLLTKITPLKEKVEVIEGDAMEE from the exons ATGTCTTCGTTGTTGGATCTTCCTCCAAAGGGTGGCTTCAGTTTTGATCTATGCCGAAGAAATGCAATGCTTGAAAGCAAGGGCCTCAAGGCCCCAACGTTCTTGAAAACTGGAACCACCATAGTCGGTTTAGTTTTTCAG GATGGTGTTATTCTTGGAGCTGATACTAGAGCAACTGAAGGGCCTATAGTGGCTGATAAAAACTGTGAGAAGATTCATTATATGGCACCCAACATATATTGTTGTGGAGCTGGCACTGCCGCTGATACAGAGGCTGTAACAG ACATGGTTAGCTCACAACTGCAGCTACATCGTTATCACACTGGTAGAGAATCACGTGTTGTTACAGCTCTGACCCTTCTCAAAAAACACCTATTCAA TTATCAAGGTCACGTCTCAGCTGCTTTAGTGCTTGGTGGGGTTGATATCACTGGACCTCATTTGCATACA ATTTATCCTCATGGGTCTATTGACACCCTTCCATTTGCAACAATGGGATCAGGTTCACTTGCTGCAATGTCTGTATTTGAGTCCAACTATAAGGAAAGTTTGAAT AGGGATGAAGGCATAAAGCTAGTTGTTGACGCAATATGTGCTGGTATATTTAATGACTTGGGAAGTGGAAGTAATGTTGACGTTTGTGTGATAACTAAG GGACACAAGGAATATCTCAGGAACCACCTTCTACCAAATCCACGTACTTATGTCAATCCAAAAGGGTTTGAGTTCCCCAAAAAGATAG AGGTTCTCTTAACAAAAATTACTCCATTGAAGGAAAAGGTTGAAGTGATTGAAGGAGATGCCATGGAAGAGTAA
- the LOC137825464 gene encoding serine acetyltransferase 1, chloroplastic-like, translating into MMRWYSLLTSTPKQVSLLFVSHFHSTFVTPSPKQVSQIHHRWWGYPKPSFTPSSPSCRQRVNTLHTGSSVEQIQVHEVVEHDVWMKMQDEARFDATEEPILSSYYNSSILSHKSLETALANHLAVKLSSASLPSSALSDLFVRVLETDQAIMDAVKSDLRAVKERDPACISHVHCFLNFKGFLACQAHRVAHKLWLQRRKILAVMIQNRVSEVFAVDIHPGAKIGSGILLDHATGIVVGETAVIGNNVSILHSVTLGGTGKVSGDRHPKIGDGVLIGAGTCILGNIKVGEGAKIGAGSVVIKDVPPRTTVVGNPAKLVGGKNNPVKLDKIPSFTMDHTSHISDFYDYCV; encoded by the coding sequence ATGATGAGATGGTACTCCCTTCTGACTTCAACTCCAAAACAAGTGTCTCTCCTCTTTGTTAGCCACTTCCACTCCACTTTTGTCACTCCATCACCAAAACAAGTGTCCCAAATCCACCATCGTTGGTGGGGCTACCCCAAACCCAGTTTCACCCCCTCCTCACCCTCTTGCAGACAAAGGGTCAACACCTTGCACACTGGTTCCTCTGTAGAACAAATTCAAGTTCATGAAGTTGTTGAGCACGATGTTTGGATGAAGATGCAGGATGAAGCTAGATTTGATGCCACTGAGGAACCCATCTTGTCTAGTTACTACAACTCTTCCATTCTCTCTCACAAATCACTGGAAACCGCTTTGGCCAATCACCTTGCAGTCAAACTCAGCAGTGCATCACTTCCTAGCAGTGCCCTTTCTGATCTTTTTGTCAGGGTTTTGGAAACTGATCAAGCCATCATGGATGCTGTGAAGAGTGATCTGAGGGCAGTGAAGGAGAGAGACCCCGCATGCATAAGCCACGTGCACTGCTTCTTGAATTTCAAAGGCTTTCTGGCATGCCAAGCTCACAGGGTGGCTCACAAACTGTGGCTTCAGAGAAGGAAGATTCTAGCTGTCATGATTCAGAACCGGGTTTCTGAGGTTTTTGCGGTGGATATTCATCCGGGGGCTAAGATTGGAAGTGGGATTTTGCTGGATCATGCAACTGGGATTGTGGTGGGAGAGACGGCTGTGATAGGGAACAATGTGTCAATTCTGCATAGTGTGACATTGGGAGGAACTGGTAAGGTTTCTGGTGATAGGCACCCAAAAATTGGTGATGGGGTGCTGATAGGTGCTGGAACATGTATTTTGGGGAATATTAAGGTCGGTGAAGGGGCTAAGATTGGTGCTGGTTCAGTGGTCATCAAGGATGTGCCTCCAAGGACTACAGTTGTTGGTAACCCTGCTAAGCTGGTTGGAGGAAAGAACAACCCTGTTAAGTTGGATAAGATTCCTAGCTTCACCATGGACCATACTTCACATATTTCTGACTTTTATGACTATTGTGTTTAG